A window of the Eschrichtius robustus isolate mEscRob2 chromosome 5, mEscRob2.pri, whole genome shotgun sequence genome harbors these coding sequences:
- the RNF25 gene encoding E3 ubiquitin-protein ligase RNF25 isoform X1 — MAASASAAAGEEDWVLPSEVEVLESIYLDELQVVKGNGRSSPWEIYITLHPATAEDQDSQYVCFTLVLRVPAQYPHEVPQISIRNPRGLSDEQIHKISQALSHMAEAGLGTAMLYELIEKGKEILTDNNIPHGQCVICLYGFQEKEAFTKTTCYHYFHCHCLARYIQHVEQELQAQGREQEQEWQHAATRQKAVGVQCPVCREPLVYDLASLKAAPEPQQPVELYQPDAESLRQQEERKRLYQRQQERGGIIDLEAERNRYFIRLQQPPAPLEPESAVDASGGSHPPSTLATEQSTSSTAQTTLSAPLPVASQYTCEKIPGAGRNQQKLGETQKAMLDPPRASRGPWRQPERRHLKGGECNALKGTSDTQELPPPEGPLKEPMNLKPESCNQGVEGPPQEKGHGNWQGPPPRRTRDCARWERSKGRTPASSYPRLPQGRGAYRPGPRREPVSLESEDGS, encoded by the exons ATGGCGGCGTCTGCGTCGGCAGCTGCAGGGGAGGAGGACTG GGTCCTTCCCTCTGAAGTTGAAGTGTTAGAGTCTATCTATCTGGATGAACTACAGGTGGTCAAAGGAAATGGCAG ATCATCACCATGGGAGATCTACATCACCCTGCACCCCGCCACTGCAGAAGACCAGGATTCACAGTATGTCTGCTTCACTCTGGTGCTTCGGGTCCCAGCACAG tatCCCCATGAGGTGCCACAGATCTCTATCCGTAACCCCCGTGGACTCTCAGATGAACAGATCCACAA GATCTCACAGGCGCTGAGCCACATGGCTGAGGCTGGGCTGGGTACTGCCATGCTCTATGAACTCATCGAG aaagggaaggaaattctcACAGATAACAACATCCCCCATGGCCAGTGCGTCATCTGCCTCTATGGTTTCCAG GAGAAGGAGGCCTTTACCAAAACAACCTGTTACCACTACTTCCACTGCCACTGCCTGGCTCGGTACATCCAGCACGTGGAGCAGGAGCTGCAGGCCCAGGGACGGGAGCAGGAACAGGAATGGCAGCACGCCGCAACCAGACAG AAGGCCGTTGGTGTGCAGTGCCCGGTGTGCAGAGAGCCACTCGTGTATGATCTTGCCTCGCTGAAAGCAGCCCCTGAACCCCAGCAGCCCGTG GAGCTGTACCAGCCCGATGCAGAGAGCTTGCGCCAGCAAGAAGAGCGCAAGAGGCTCTACCAGAGACAGCAGGAGAGGGGGGGCATCATTGACCTCGAGGCTGAGCGTAACCGGTACTTCATCCGCCTCCAGCAG CCTCCTGCCCCTTTGGAACCCGAGTCAGCTGTAGATGCCTCCGGAGGATCCCACCCACCCAGTACCCTTGCCACCGAACAGTCCACCTCATCAACTGCTCAGACcaccctgtcagctcctctgcctgTGGCCTCCCAGTACACATGTGAGAAGATTCCAGGGGCTGGGCGAAATCAGCAAAAGCTGGGCGAGACCCAGAAAGCTATGCTAGATCCTCCCCGGGCCAGTCGAGGTCCCTGGAGACAGCCCGAACGGAGGCACCTAAAAGGAGGGGAGTGCAATGCCCTCAAAGGTACCAGTGACACCCAGGAACTGCCACCTCCTGAGGGGCCCCTCAAGGAGCCCATGAACCTAAAGCCAGAGTCCTGTAACCAAGGGGTTGAAGGTCCTCCCCAGGAAAAGGGGCATGGCAACTGGCAGGGTCCCCCGCCCCGCAGGACTCGCGACTGTGCCCGCTGGGAGCGCTCCAAGGGTCGGACACCGGCTTCTTCCTACCCCCGCCTGCCTCAGGGTCGGGGAGCCTACCGGCCTGGTCCTCGAAGAGAGCCCGTGAGCCTCGAATCGGAGGATGGTTCCTAG
- the BCS1L gene encoding mitochondrial chaperone BCS1: protein MPLSDFVLALKDNPYFGAGFGLVGVGTALALARKGAQLGLVAFRRHYMITLEVPARDRSYAWLLSWLTRHSTRTQHLSVETSYLQHESGRISTKFEFVPSPGNHFIWYQGKWIRVERSREMQMIDLQTGTPWESVTFTALGTDRKVFFNILEEARELALQQEEGKTVMYTAVGSEWRPFGYPRRRRPLNSVVLEQGLADRIVRDIREFIDNPKWYTDRGIPYRRGYLLYGPPGCGKSSFITALAGELQHSICLLSLTDSSLSDDRLNHLLSVAPQQSLVLLEDVDAAFLSRDLAAENPVKYQGLGRLTFSGLLNALDGVASTEARIVFMTTNHVDRLDPALIRPGRVDLKEYVGHCSRWQLTQMFQRFYPGQAASLAETFADRVLQATTQISPAQVQGYFMLYKSDPAGAIHNAESLRR, encoded by the exons ATGCCCCTCTCAGACTTTGTTCTGGCCCTGAAGGACAATCCCTACTTTGGGGCTGGATTTGGGCTGGTGGGTGTGGGCacagccctggccctggcccggaAAGGTGCCCAACTGGGTCTGGTGGCATTCCGGCGCCATTACATGATCACACTGGAAGTCCCTGCTCGAGACAGGAGCTATGCCTGGTTGCTTAGCTGGCTCACCCGCCACAGTACCCGAACTCAGCACCTCAGTGTCGAGACTTCGTACCTTCAGCACGAGAGTGGCCGCATCTCCACTAAATTTGAATTTGTCCCCAGCCCTGGAAACCACTTTATCTG GTATCAAGGGAAATGGATCCGGGTGGAACGGAGCCGAGAGATGCAGATGATAGACCTGCAGACGGGGACCCCCTGGGAATCTGTCACCTTCACGGCTCTGGGCACTGACCGAAAGGTCTTCTTCAACATCCTGGAGGAAG ctcgAGAGCTAGCCTTgcagcaggaggaagggaagacagTGATGTACACAGCCGTGGGCTCTGAATGGCGCCCCTTTGGCTATCCACGCCGCCGCCGGCCACTGAATTCTGTGGTTCTAGAACAGGGTCTGGCTGACCGAATTGTCAGAGACATCCGGGAATTCATCGATAACCCCAAGTGGTACACTGACAGAG GCATTCCCTACAGACGTGGCTACCTGCTTTATGGGCCCCCTGGTTGTGGAAAGAGCAGTTTTAT CAcagccctggctggggaactgcaGCACAGCATCTGCCTGCTGAGTCTCACAGACTCCAGCCTCTCTGATGACCGGCTCAACCACCTGCTGAGCGTGGCACCGCAGCAGAGCCTGGTGCTCCTGGAGGACGTGGATGCTGCCTTTCTCAGTCGAGACCTGGCTGCGGAGA aCCCAGTAAAGTACCAAGGTCTAGGTCGTCTCACTTTCAGCGGCCTGCTCAACGCCTTGGATGGCGTGGCTTCCACTGAGGCACGCATTGTGTTCATGACCACCAACCATGTTGACAG GCTCGACCCTGCCCTGATACGCCCTGGGCGAGTAGACCTGAAGGAGTACGTGGGCCACTGCTCACGCTGGCAGCTGACCCAGATGTTCCAGAGGTTCTATCCAGGGCAAGCAGCTTCCCTGGCTGAGACCTTTGCAGATCGTGTCCTTCAAGCTACAACTCAGATCAGTCCTGCCCAGGTGCAGGGCTACTTCATGCTGTATAAAAGTGACCCTGCAGGGGCAATTCACAACGCGgagtctctgaggaggtga
- the RNF25 gene encoding E3 ubiquitin-protein ligase RNF25 isoform X2 encodes MAASASAAAGEEDWVLPSEVEVLESIYLDELQVVKGNGRSSPWEIYITLHPATAEDQDSQYVCFTLVLRVPAQYPHEVPQISIRNPRGLSDEQIHKISQALSHMAEAGLGTAMLYELIEKGKEILTDNNIPHGQCVICLYGFQEKEAFTKTTCYHYFHCHCLARYIQHVEQELQAQGREQEQEWQHAATRQAVGVQCPVCREPLVYDLASLKAAPEPQQPVELYQPDAESLRQQEERKRLYQRQQERGGIIDLEAERNRYFIRLQQPPAPLEPESAVDASGGSHPPSTLATEQSTSSTAQTTLSAPLPVASQYTCEKIPGAGRNQQKLGETQKAMLDPPRASRGPWRQPERRHLKGGECNALKGTSDTQELPPPEGPLKEPMNLKPESCNQGVEGPPQEKGHGNWQGPPPRRTRDCARWERSKGRTPASSYPRLPQGRGAYRPGPRREPVSLESEDGS; translated from the exons ATGGCGGCGTCTGCGTCGGCAGCTGCAGGGGAGGAGGACTG GGTCCTTCCCTCTGAAGTTGAAGTGTTAGAGTCTATCTATCTGGATGAACTACAGGTGGTCAAAGGAAATGGCAG ATCATCACCATGGGAGATCTACATCACCCTGCACCCCGCCACTGCAGAAGACCAGGATTCACAGTATGTCTGCTTCACTCTGGTGCTTCGGGTCCCAGCACAG tatCCCCATGAGGTGCCACAGATCTCTATCCGTAACCCCCGTGGACTCTCAGATGAACAGATCCACAA GATCTCACAGGCGCTGAGCCACATGGCTGAGGCTGGGCTGGGTACTGCCATGCTCTATGAACTCATCGAG aaagggaaggaaattctcACAGATAACAACATCCCCCATGGCCAGTGCGTCATCTGCCTCTATGGTTTCCAG GAGAAGGAGGCCTTTACCAAAACAACCTGTTACCACTACTTCCACTGCCACTGCCTGGCTCGGTACATCCAGCACGTGGAGCAGGAGCTGCAGGCCCAGGGACGGGAGCAGGAACAGGAATGGCAGCACGCCGCAACCAGACAG GCCGTTGGTGTGCAGTGCCCGGTGTGCAGAGAGCCACTCGTGTATGATCTTGCCTCGCTGAAAGCAGCCCCTGAACCCCAGCAGCCCGTG GAGCTGTACCAGCCCGATGCAGAGAGCTTGCGCCAGCAAGAAGAGCGCAAGAGGCTCTACCAGAGACAGCAGGAGAGGGGGGGCATCATTGACCTCGAGGCTGAGCGTAACCGGTACTTCATCCGCCTCCAGCAG CCTCCTGCCCCTTTGGAACCCGAGTCAGCTGTAGATGCCTCCGGAGGATCCCACCCACCCAGTACCCTTGCCACCGAACAGTCCACCTCATCAACTGCTCAGACcaccctgtcagctcctctgcctgTGGCCTCCCAGTACACATGTGAGAAGATTCCAGGGGCTGGGCGAAATCAGCAAAAGCTGGGCGAGACCCAGAAAGCTATGCTAGATCCTCCCCGGGCCAGTCGAGGTCCCTGGAGACAGCCCGAACGGAGGCACCTAAAAGGAGGGGAGTGCAATGCCCTCAAAGGTACCAGTGACACCCAGGAACTGCCACCTCCTGAGGGGCCCCTCAAGGAGCCCATGAACCTAAAGCCAGAGTCCTGTAACCAAGGGGTTGAAGGTCCTCCCCAGGAAAAGGGGCATGGCAACTGGCAGGGTCCCCCGCCCCGCAGGACTCGCGACTGTGCCCGCTGGGAGCGCTCCAAGGGTCGGACACCGGCTTCTTCCTACCCCCGCCTGCCTCAGGGTCGGGGAGCCTACCGGCCTGGTCCTCGAAGAGAGCCCGTGAGCCTCGAATCGGAGGATGGTTCCTAG